One Sphingomonas sp. SUN039 genomic window carries:
- the gspD gene encoding type II secretion system secretin GspD has translation MKRLGLIAAIALAGAAPTVSLAQQVLNLRDADIRAFIQDAARVTGRTFIIDARVAGKVSVVTDRALSRSEYFEVFLSTLRANGLVAVPTGNGAYRIQPVDGAAAQPGRVGSQGAARNSFVTEVFRLRSIDAAQAVETVRPLVSREGSVTANAAGNSLVVADYADNIRRIRSVIARIDSDSAETRIVPLRNAGAREIATALQALTSVGGPRGTVAVSPVDSSNAIALRGDARAVARFAEIIADLDRRAAAGSEIRVVFLQHADAEKLLPVLQTLVGQTPSITPQVVSNAQTRSLPGTTAAPAATPAATSSAGVSGTSRSPAIIARYEGTNAIIISASADVQRTLGEVIRQLDTRREQVLVEAIIVEISDTAAKKLGIQLAFGGPNGGAFTTYSNVTPSIVPIAGGLLQNQLSGGTTTTTTVNGTTTTTTTGNSNGSTLLQGALSAVNSATGGTAGAAFGLGNNLYLGAIINAVSQDNQSNLLSTPSVVTLDNQEAKILVGQEIPVTTGEALSGNFDNAFRTVQRQNVGIQLEVKPQIGEGGAIKLFLRQEVSSIAGAVTNNSSDLILNKREIQTTMTVDDGQIMAIGGLLDDNERRTLEKTPVLGDIPLLGELFRSRSRSRGKTNLMVFIRPTILRTAEDAKAFAERRYGYVRSQQLLGNPDQEPSIDELMRDYMGVQPPGPVVPQQAAPGEAPPPPPPQIVPSTTSRQVIRPAPVPKDK, from the coding sequence GTGAAGCGTCTGGGCCTGATCGCCGCGATTGCGCTCGCAGGAGCCGCACCCACGGTGTCTCTCGCGCAGCAGGTACTCAACCTGCGCGACGCCGATATCCGCGCGTTCATCCAAGACGCGGCTCGGGTGACCGGTCGCACGTTCATCATCGACGCGCGCGTGGCGGGGAAAGTGTCGGTCGTGACCGATCGCGCCTTGAGTCGTTCCGAATATTTCGAGGTGTTCCTTTCGACCTTGCGCGCCAACGGCTTGGTCGCGGTACCGACCGGCAATGGCGCCTACCGCATCCAGCCGGTGGACGGCGCCGCCGCCCAGCCGGGCCGGGTCGGATCGCAGGGTGCCGCGCGCAACAGCTTCGTCACCGAAGTGTTCCGGCTGCGCTCGATCGACGCCGCACAAGCCGTGGAGACCGTGCGCCCGCTGGTCAGCCGCGAGGGATCGGTGACCGCCAATGCGGCGGGCAACAGCCTGGTCGTCGCCGATTACGCCGACAATATCCGCCGCATCCGCAGCGTCATCGCGCGGATCGACAGCGATTCCGCCGAGACGCGCATCGTGCCGCTCCGCAATGCGGGAGCCCGCGAAATCGCGACCGCGCTGCAGGCGCTGACCAGCGTCGGCGGCCCGCGCGGGACGGTGGCGGTGTCACCGGTCGATAGTTCGAATGCCATTGCCTTGCGCGGCGATGCGCGGGCGGTGGCGCGTTTTGCCGAGATCATTGCCGATCTCGACCGGCGCGCGGCGGCAGGGTCCGAAATCCGGGTCGTGTTCCTGCAACATGCGGATGCCGAAAAACTGCTGCCGGTGCTGCAAACCCTCGTCGGCCAGACGCCGAGCATCACGCCTCAAGTCGTATCGAACGCGCAGACGCGCAGCCTGCCTGGAACGACCGCGGCTCCTGCCGCCACGCCCGCCGCGACCTCAAGTGCCGGAGTCTCAGGTACCAGCCGCTCGCCTGCAATCATCGCGCGGTACGAGGGCACCAATGCGATCATCATCTCGGCATCGGCCGATGTGCAGCGGACACTTGGCGAAGTCATCCGCCAGCTCGACACCCGTCGCGAGCAGGTGCTGGTCGAGGCGATCATCGTCGAGATTTCGGACACGGCGGCCAAGAAACTCGGCATCCAGCTCGCGTTCGGCGGTCCGAACGGCGGTGCGTTCACGACCTATTCGAACGTCACGCCGAGCATCGTCCCGATCGCAGGCGGGCTGCTCCAGAACCAGCTGAGCGGCGGGACGACGACCACCACGACGGTCAACGGGACGACGACGACCACGACGACGGGCAACAGCAACGGCAGCACATTGCTTCAGGGTGCCCTGAGCGCCGTCAACAGCGCGACCGGTGGTACGGCAGGGGCAGCGTTCGGTCTCGGCAACAACCTGTATCTCGGCGCGATCATCAATGCGGTATCGCAGGATAACCAGTCGAACCTGCTCTCGACGCCTTCGGTGGTCACGCTCGACAATCAGGAGGCGAAAATCCTGGTCGGGCAGGAAATCCCGGTGACCACCGGCGAGGCATTGTCCGGTAATTTCGACAATGCGTTCCGTACCGTGCAGCGCCAGAATGTCGGTATCCAGCTGGAAGTGAAGCCCCAGATAGGCGAGGGCGGGGCGATCAAACTGTTCCTGCGGCAGGAAGTCAGTTCAATTGCCGGGGCCGTCACCAATAACTCGTCCGACCTGATCCTCAACAAGCGCGAAATCCAGACGACGATGACGGTCGACGACGGGCAGATCATGGCCATCGGTGGGCTGCTCGATGACAATGAGCGGCGCACGCTGGAGAAGACCCCGGTGCTCGGGGACATTCCACTTTTGGGCGAGCTATTCCGGTCGCGCAGCCGCTCGCGCGGCAAGACCAATCTGATGGTCTTCATCCGCCCGACGATTCTGCGGACGGCTGAGGACGCCAAGGCGTTTGCCGAGCGCCGCTATGGCTATGTCCGCTCGCAGCAATTGCTAGGTAATCCCGATCAGG
- a CDS encoding type II secretion system protein N, whose product MQFNRGAWPLPALRGTTRFSATTFAELLLILGIAGAAVALFWALFRPLGPVGPWHAPGGSVVVTDPTLLTRFDPFFRNAGGGGPSAVTSLPLKLYGIRLDQAMGRGSAIIATPAGVQSSYAVGEEIVGGVKLKSVAFDHVVLERGGVDEQLFLDQSVAAPVAGAPGTPPPPPGLPGAPVPSAQISPQALAEGIAFAPRSEKGAAPGFVVAPKGSGTLFAQTGLVQGDVVTQINGQPVRSVDDIANAVVRVPPGGRLTFMIERNGTTMNVSAGGAK is encoded by the coding sequence ATGCAGTTCAACCGCGGTGCGTGGCCGCTTCCCGCCCTGCGCGGCACGACGAGGTTCTCGGCGACGACGTTCGCCGAACTCCTGCTGATCCTCGGCATTGCTGGCGCTGCGGTCGCGCTTTTCTGGGCGCTCTTCCGTCCGCTCGGGCCGGTCGGGCCCTGGCACGCGCCTGGTGGATCGGTGGTGGTCACCGACCCGACGCTGTTGACCCGCTTCGATCCATTTTTCCGCAACGCCGGAGGCGGCGGTCCCTCTGCCGTCACCTCGCTGCCCCTGAAGCTCTACGGGATCCGGCTCGACCAGGCGATGGGGCGTGGTTCGGCGATCATTGCGACGCCTGCCGGGGTGCAGAGCAGCTATGCGGTCGGTGAAGAGATCGTCGGCGGCGTGAAGCTGAAGTCGGTGGCCTTCGACCATGTCGTTCTCGAACGCGGTGGCGTCGACGAGCAATTGTTCCTCGACCAGTCGGTAGCTGCCCCTGTTGCGGGAGCGCCCGGAACGCCTCCTCCGCCTCCGGGCCTGCCCGGTGCGCCGGTACCTTCGGCGCAAATCTCGCCGCAGGCCCTTGCCGAGGGCATCGCCTTTGCGCCACGAAGCGAGAAGGGTGCTGCCCCCGGCTTCGTTGTCGCACCAAAGGGGAGCGGCACGTTGTTCGCACAGACCGGGCTGGTGCAGGGAGATGTCGTGACGCAAATCAATGGACAGCCGGTGCGCTCGGTCGACGATATCGCCAATGCCGTGGTGCGGGTGCCGCCCGGAGGTCGCCTGACGTTCATGATCGAACGCAACGGGACGACGATGAACGTGTCGGCGGGAGGGGCCAAGTGA
- a CDS encoding TonB-dependent receptor domain-containing protein, which produces MLKPLHLARILLASSALAAPSLALAQATTSLGTTPPAEAPATAPEPAAELPAQEEVDISAPGANEIVVTGRRDRNIAKTSDQVVSVLGTAEIARTGEGNIAGALGRVTGLSVVGSGFVYVRGLGDRYSLALLNGSPLPSPEPLRRVVPLDIFPSGVIASSLVQKSYSANYPGEFGGGVINLTTRAVPREPFFNIGIGLSGDSETTGHVGYSYFGARWDNTGFDNGVRDMPAPLAAFIRSGARTSSGTVNTSAIANGLVTGQNAVVQRWQVVPNFSANITSGRSFAVGAGDLGIILAAGYSNKYTTRQSLNQASLSADVSTLESNFTQVNTDQRVVVNGLLGLGYEWDSNKIRVTNLYIRDTIKQARLSLGNRQGTGVDYMQQKTAWYERQLINSQFVGEFKLADGLSLDLRGAYANSQREAPGELFLEYVRTNAAVDPYGALFINTLNNGNRGDARITYSDLNEDLYSASGDLSYRFNDRLSATVGGAWSDTKRTSSRRDFQFQAPSNFPVGVGLLRPDLLLGANVINAFRIALIETDEGNPAFFARLRNYAGYAKVNAKFTDTLSLDAGVRYESATQTVTPIQVFTTPGASTAGTSLKRNYWLPAATLTWEVANGMQVRVSASKTIARPQFRELINQPYFDPDSNRQYRGNPLLVDSQLYNAEGRFEWYFAPEQRLSVSAFYKKIDKPIEAFITGGDLVTSFANAPTATLYGAEFELQKNFNLDGLFKSGSLAERRIVLTANYTYTKSKIKVAAGDTTTVFGAFSSRASDYFRDGGPLTGQSDHVANLQIGLEHPDRLSQQTILLSYASNRVVSRGLNGSVPQPDVIERPGFRLDFVAREGIEVLGKEIELKFEARNITGQRHEEFQRSGNNRIDINTYSVGTTLALSATVKFQ; this is translated from the coding sequence ATGTTGAAGCCGCTGCACCTCGCGCGGATCCTGCTGGCTTCGTCGGCGCTGGCGGCACCGTCGCTGGCGCTGGCCCAGGCGACGACCTCGCTCGGCACAACACCGCCTGCCGAAGCGCCCGCGACAGCACCCGAGCCGGCGGCGGAACTCCCGGCGCAGGAAGAAGTCGACATTTCGGCCCCCGGCGCGAACGAGATCGTCGTGACCGGTCGCCGCGACCGTAACATCGCCAAGACGTCGGACCAGGTCGTGTCGGTGCTCGGCACGGCGGAAATCGCGCGGACTGGCGAAGGCAATATCGCAGGCGCGCTGGGCCGCGTTACGGGCCTCAGCGTCGTCGGCAGCGGTTTCGTTTATGTGCGCGGTCTCGGTGACCGTTATTCGCTGGCGCTGCTCAACGGCTCGCCATTGCCCAGCCCCGAACCGCTGCGCCGCGTCGTCCCGCTCGACATCTTCCCCAGCGGCGTGATCGCGTCGTCGCTCGTCCAGAAAAGCTATTCGGCGAACTACCCGGGCGAATTCGGCGGCGGCGTGATCAACCTGACCACCCGCGCTGTGCCGCGTGAGCCGTTCTTCAATATCGGCATCGGCCTGTCGGGCGACAGCGAAACGACCGGGCATGTCGGCTATAGCTATTTCGGCGCGCGCTGGGACAATACCGGCTTCGACAATGGCGTGCGCGACATGCCTGCACCGCTCGCCGCCTTCATCCGCAGCGGCGCACGCACCAGCTCGGGCACCGTCAACACCTCGGCGATCGCCAATGGCCTGGTTACGGGGCAGAATGCCGTCGTCCAGCGTTGGCAGGTTGTGCCCAATTTCTCGGCCAACATCACCAGCGGCCGGTCGTTCGCGGTCGGTGCAGGCGATCTCGGCATCATCCTCGCGGCAGGCTACAGCAACAAATACACCACGCGCCAGTCGCTCAACCAGGCTTCGCTCAGCGCCGATGTCTCGACGCTCGAATCGAACTTCACCCAGGTGAACACCGACCAGCGCGTCGTCGTGAACGGCTTGCTCGGTCTCGGCTATGAGTGGGACTCCAACAAAATTCGCGTCACCAACCTGTATATCCGCGACACGATCAAGCAGGCACGCCTGTCGCTCGGCAACCGGCAGGGGACGGGCGTCGATTACATGCAGCAAAAGACTGCCTGGTACGAACGCCAGCTGATCAATTCGCAGTTCGTCGGCGAGTTCAAGCTGGCCGACGGCCTCAGTCTCGACCTGCGCGGCGCCTATGCCAATTCGCAGCGTGAGGCACCGGGCGAGTTGTTCCTCGAATATGTCCGCACCAACGCCGCCGTCGATCCCTATGGTGCTCTGTTCATCAACACGCTGAACAACGGCAACCGTGGCGATGCGCGCATCACCTATTCGGACCTCAACGAAGACCTTTATTCGGCGAGCGGCGATCTCAGCTACCGGTTCAACGACCGGCTGAGCGCGACCGTCGGCGGGGCGTGGTCGGACACCAAGCGCACCAGCTCGCGTCGCGATTTCCAGTTTCAGGCACCGAGCAATTTTCCGGTCGGCGTCGGCCTGTTGCGGCCCGACCTGCTGCTCGGCGCGAACGTGATCAACGCTTTCCGGATCGCGCTGATCGAAACCGACGAAGGCAATCCGGCGTTTTTCGCGCGCCTGCGAAACTACGCTGGCTACGCGAAGGTCAACGCCAAGTTCACCGACACGCTAAGCCTCGATGCCGGTGTCCGCTACGAGAGTGCGACACAGACGGTCACGCCGATCCAGGTGTTCACCACACCCGGCGCATCGACGGCGGGAACCAGCCTCAAGCGCAACTACTGGCTGCCCGCCGCAACGCTGACCTGGGAAGTCGCCAACGGCATGCAGGTGCGCGTGAGCGCGTCCAAGACCATTGCCCGTCCGCAATTCCGCGAACTGATCAACCAGCCGTATTTCGACCCCGATTCGAACCGGCAGTACCGCGGCAATCCGCTGCTGGTGGACAGCCAGCTCTATAATGCGGAAGGGCGCTTCGAATGGTATTTCGCGCCCGAACAGCGCCTGTCGGTTTCGGCGTTCTACAAGAAAATCGACAAACCGATCGAGGCGTTCATCACCGGCGGCGACCTTGTCACGTCGTTCGCTAATGCGCCCACGGCGACACTGTACGGGGCCGAGTTCGAGTTGCAGAAGAACTTCAACCTCGACGGGCTGTTCAAATCGGGCAGCCTTGCCGAGCGCCGCATCGTGCTGACCGCGAACTACACCTACACCAAATCGAAGATCAAAGTGGCGGCGGGCGACACGACCACGGTGTTCGGGGCGTTCTCCTCTAGGGCGTCCGACTATTTCCGCGACGGGGGGCCGCTGACCGGCCAGTCGGACCATGTCGCCAACCTCCAGATCGGCCTCGAACATCCCGACCGTCTGTCGCAACAGACGATTCTGCTGAGCTATGCCAGCAACCGTGTCGTCAGCCGCGGCCTCAACGGTTCGGTGCCGCAGCCCGATGTGATCGAACGCCCCGGCTTCCGCCTCGATTTTGTCGCACGCGAGGGGATCGAAGTGCTCGGCAAGGAAATCGAACTGAAGTTCGAGGCGCGCAACATCACCGGCCAGCGCCACGAGGAATTCCAGCGTTCGGGCAACAACCGCATCGACATCAACACTTATTCGGTGGGCACGACGCTCGCGCTGTCGGCGACGGTCAAGTTCCAGTAA
- a CDS encoding YeiH family protein — MSDTRRLPLAADLYGDVLDTAPAERQGVRAYLPGLLLTGIASLAAAYLSEHYSAPIMLMGLLIGLAFNFANADARLHAGLGFASKTLLRWGIVLVGLQVTFGQIAGLGVPAFAAIATMVALVTLSGTVMSKWIGRGAAFGTLAGGAVAICGASAALALSSVLGEKRASQAQLTLVLVAVSAASALAMSLYPALAHMLHLTDRQAGFLMGASIHDVAQALGAGYSYSPEAGATATVVKLTRVALLAPALAVVAYAYRDEDGVKRSGVGVPWFVLGFLALCALHSLVTLPQPVLDIAKPTATALLLLAVTATGIRSPMNLLLEQGWRASMPVIAATIVSFVLALGAALLLV, encoded by the coding sequence GTGAGCGATACGCGGCGCTTGCCGCTGGCCGCCGACCTGTACGGCGACGTGTTGGACACCGCGCCCGCCGAGCGGCAGGGCGTTCGCGCCTATCTGCCTGGCCTGCTGCTGACCGGGATTGCGTCGCTGGCGGCGGCGTATCTCTCCGAACATTATAGTGCGCCGATAATGCTGATGGGGCTGCTGATCGGCCTCGCGTTCAATTTCGCCAATGCCGATGCGCGGCTCCACGCGGGGCTGGGGTTCGCTTCGAAGACCCTGTTGCGCTGGGGCATTGTGCTCGTCGGGTTGCAAGTGACGTTCGGCCAGATTGCCGGTCTGGGCGTGCCCGCCTTTGCCGCGATTGCCACAATGGTTGCGCTGGTGACGTTGAGCGGCACCGTCATGTCGAAATGGATCGGGCGCGGCGCGGCGTTCGGCACTTTGGCGGGCGGCGCTGTCGCAATTTGCGGTGCGTCAGCTGCGCTGGCGCTGTCGAGCGTGCTCGGCGAGAAGCGCGCGTCGCAGGCCCAGCTGACACTTGTTCTGGTCGCAGTTTCAGCGGCGAGCGCGCTTGCGATGTCGCTCTATCCCGCGCTCGCGCACATGCTGCACCTCACCGACCGGCAGGCGGGGTTCCTGATGGGGGCGTCGATCCACGACGTCGCGCAGGCATTGGGGGCGGGCTACAGCTATTCGCCCGAGGCGGGCGCGACCGCGACAGTCGTGAAGCTCACCCGCGTGGCCCTGCTCGCGCCCGCGCTGGCGGTGGTCGCTTATGCCTATCGCGACGAAGACGGTGTGAAGCGCAGCGGCGTCGGCGTGCCGTGGTTCGTGTTGGGCTTCCTTGCGCTATGTGCGCTGCACTCGCTCGTCACGCTCCCGCAGCCGGTGCTCGACATCGCCAAACCGACCGCCACCGCGCTGCTCCTGCTCGCTGTCACCGCGACCGGCATCCGCTCGCCGATGAACCTGCTGCTCGAACAGGGCTGGCGCGCATCGATGCCGGTCATCGCCGCGACGATCGTGTCGTTCGTGCTGGCGCTCGGGGCGGCGTTGCTGCTCGTTTAG
- a CDS encoding MFS transporter produces the protein MAGVGSGGAPTLLTPARRWILFVILALAGISNAMDRQIIALLKFEMSGDLGWTDQDYANLAAYFQYASAAAFLFTGWLVDRLGVKWGNVVGVGAWSIAAAAHGWASSMWQFIACRIGLGATESMGTPLNIKTISTLFEPDRRSFAVGLLTLIAAVGLVSMPFVIPWLESLVGWRGAFILAGLSGIVIIVLWLGAFGTIKVDDGHETVVADGGTTGDSYGPILANRQTWGIAVAKALSDATWWLMLYWLPDFYRKTFGLKGTDLAVAMAIAFIGSGVGAFFWGWLSTRLLDRGWNLNRVRKGVMLASALVVLPVPFVLYIGQFWPVAIMMAFVLAGHQGFSLSIFSTITDIAPRAKVARLTAFGAFVGNVGGGLIQPVTAAVLGAGLGYLPLFVFAGFSYLLALGWLQLFIPVIRRAPDAGSTPVAAH, from the coding sequence GTGGCCGGGGTCGGGAGCGGCGGGGCTCCTACGCTCCTGACCCCGGCACGTCGCTGGATCCTGTTCGTCATTCTCGCGCTTGCGGGGATTTCGAACGCAATGGATCGTCAGATCATTGCGTTGCTGAAGTTCGAGATGTCTGGCGATCTCGGCTGGACCGACCAAGACTACGCCAATCTCGCCGCCTATTTCCAATATGCATCGGCCGCCGCCTTCCTGTTCACTGGCTGGCTGGTCGACCGGCTGGGCGTGAAATGGGGCAACGTTGTGGGCGTCGGCGCCTGGAGCATTGCCGCCGCTGCGCATGGCTGGGCGTCGAGCATGTGGCAGTTCATCGCTTGCCGGATCGGGCTCGGTGCGACCGAGTCGATGGGCACGCCGCTGAATATCAAGACGATTTCGACCCTGTTCGAGCCGGACCGGCGGTCGTTCGCGGTCGGTTTGCTAACCCTGATCGCAGCGGTGGGGCTGGTATCGATGCCGTTCGTCATTCCCTGGCTCGAAAGCCTGGTCGGGTGGCGCGGGGCTTTCATTCTGGCCGGACTCAGCGGGATCGTCATCATCGTGCTGTGGCTGGGCGCGTTCGGAACGATCAAGGTCGACGACGGCCACGAAACGGTCGTTGCCGACGGCGGCACGACGGGCGACAGCTATGGCCCGATCCTCGCCAATCGCCAGACGTGGGGCATTGCGGTCGCGAAAGCGCTGTCGGACGCGACCTGGTGGCTGATGCTTTACTGGCTGCCCGATTTCTATCGAAAGACTTTCGGGCTGAAGGGTACCGATCTTGCCGTCGCGATGGCAATCGCCTTCATCGGTTCGGGCGTCGGCGCCTTCTTCTGGGGCTGGCTGTCGACCCGACTGCTCGATCGCGGTTGGAACCTCAACCGGGTCAGAAAGGGCGTGATGCTCGCCTCGGCGCTGGTCGTGCTCCCGGTTCCGTTCGTTCTGTATATCGGGCAATTCTGGCCGGTCGCGATCATGATGGCCTTTGTGCTCGCGGGGCATCAGGGTTTTTCGCTCAGCATCTTCTCGACGATCACCGACATCGCCCCGCGGGCGAAGGTCGCGCGGCTGACTGCATTCGGCGCGTTTGTCGGCAATGTCGGCGGCGGCCTGATCCAGCCCGTCACGGCCGCCGTGCTCGGGGCTGGGCTCGGCTATTTGCCGCTGTTCGTCTTTGCCGGTTTCTCCTATCTGTTGGCGCTCGGATGGCTTCAACTGTTCATTCCCGTAATCCGTCGCGCACCCGATGCAGGGTCGACGCCGGTCGCTGCGCACTGA
- a CDS encoding TonB-dependent receptor: MTKTLMLAGTAGFAMIAASPALAQTPAPAADDGAPTEIVVTAQKRTERLQDVPVAVSVVSGKDLQRLSTNNIEDSTRLVPALTFVKGTTGLNSALFLRGLGTTNFSIAAEPSVSAVLDGVVLARAGEAFGDLYDIERIEVLRGPQGTLFGKNASAGVVSIVTREPGDTLGGYVDVGYFDRSEFKAKASIGGPIGENWKAGITGFYGNYDGNLYNATTRQYVNGYLHYGGRLQLIGQLTDALRIKVLADYRRADDDCCAFVVGALNPTAATIPAVTAVLAPIQGADTRRIVQSRNTRTTEETWGASLQADLSLGEHTLTSITSYRKWNNTEIRDGSWVDQVYTTIPLIYDDGPQRSSTFTQELRLTSPVSDTFDYVLGAFYYKAKARRIFTRTDTYCTASTGVALPSGLIPCPAGSTIVNPRGTADFGSIFENYAFFGQGTLHISQQLKLIAGLRYTHDNVSTDHIRTTNFTGTTFPGVGAPAGIGAAFDAGVNAALNSTGTGANGVPFTASTSANNLSGKVALNYNINPDHMVYASYARGYKGPAFNTFFNMQFFNTAPIAPELSDSFEVGLKNSMFGGRVILNLTGFYVKVKNYQSNFPTTVNGAVTTTIINAGDVSSRGFEADWLVRPSRNFTISGGIAYAEARVDAFNPPPAAQAGNAILPGTPLAFAPKFKGSLGVTYTIEPASLPFGIELGAQATFTDKQLSQLQALNTVAQIQTQSAVTIPAYEQIDFTLAAVGADDKYRVSFIVKNVLGNAYPSTIGTGGPGGTLLYQIPRDADRYFGVTARFNFGSK; this comes from the coding sequence ATGACCAAGACCCTGATGCTGGCAGGTACCGCCGGTTTCGCGATGATCGCCGCCAGCCCCGCGCTCGCGCAGACGCCTGCACCGGCTGCCGATGACGGCGCGCCCACCGAAATCGTCGTTACCGCGCAAAAGCGCACCGAGCGTCTGCAGGACGTGCCGGTCGCGGTGTCGGTCGTGAGCGGCAAGGATCTGCAACGCCTGTCGACAAACAACATCGAGGATTCGACGCGGCTCGTCCCCGCGCTGACCTTCGTCAAGGGGACGACGGGCCTCAACTCCGCGCTGTTCCTGCGCGGTCTGGGTACCACCAATTTCTCGATCGCGGCCGAGCCCAGCGTGTCGGCAGTGCTCGACGGCGTCGTGCTGGCGCGCGCGGGCGAGGCGTTCGGCGACCTTTACGACATCGAGCGCATCGAAGTGCTGCGCGGTCCGCAGGGCACGCTGTTCGGCAAGAACGCCTCGGCCGGTGTCGTCAGCATCGTCACGCGCGAACCCGGCGACACGCTGGGTGGCTATGTCGATGTCGGCTATTTCGACCGCAGCGAGTTCAAGGCCAAGGCGTCGATCGGCGGCCCGATCGGCGAAAACTGGAAGGCGGGGATCACCGGCTTCTACGGCAACTACGACGGTAATCTCTACAATGCGACGACGCGGCAATATGTGAACGGGTATCTGCACTACGGCGGCCGGTTGCAGCTCATCGGCCAGCTGACCGACGCACTGCGGATCAAGGTGCTGGCCGATTACCGCCGCGCCGATGACGATTGCTGTGCCTTTGTCGTGGGCGCGCTGAACCCGACCGCCGCGACGATTCCCGCGGTGACGGCGGTGCTCGCGCCGATCCAGGGTGCCGACACCCGTCGCATCGTCCAGAGCCGCAACACGCGCACGACCGAGGAAACCTGGGGCGCATCGCTGCAGGCCGACCTGTCGCTCGGCGAGCACACGCTGACCTCGATCACCTCGTATCGCAAGTGGAACAACACCGAGATCCGCGACGGCAGCTGGGTCGATCAGGTCTATACGACGATTCCGCTGATCTATGATGATGGCCCGCAGCGTTCGTCGACGTTCACGCAGGAACTGCGCCTGACCTCGCCGGTCAGCGACACCTTCGACTATGTCCTCGGGGCGTTCTATTATAAGGCGAAGGCACGGCGCATTTTTACGCGTACCGACACTTATTGCACCGCATCGACCGGCGTGGCGCTGCCCAGTGGGCTCATCCCGTGCCCGGCAGGCTCGACCATCGTCAATCCGCGCGGTACTGCCGATTTCGGATCGATCTTCGAAAACTACGCATTCTTCGGCCAGGGCACGCTGCACATTTCGCAGCAGCTGAAGCTGATCGCGGGTCTGCGCTACACGCACGATAATGTCAGCACCGACCATATCCGTACCACCAACTTCACCGGAACCACGTTCCCGGGCGTCGGTGCTCCGGCGGGGATCGGTGCAGCGTTCGACGCCGGTGTCAATGCGGCGCTCAACTCCACCGGTACCGGTGCCAACGGCGTGCCGTTTACCGCGTCAACCAGCGCCAATAACCTGTCGGGCAAGGTCGCGCTGAATTACAACATCAACCCCGACCACATGGTCTATGCCAGCTATGCACGCGGCTATAAGGGACCTGCGTTCAATACGTTCTTCAACATGCAGTTCTTCAACACCGCGCCGATCGCGCCAGAGCTGTCCGACTCGTTCGAAGTCGGTCTGAAGAACAGCATGTTCGGCGGTCGCGTGATCCTGAACCTCACCGGATTTTACGTGAAGGTGAAGAATTACCAGTCGAACTTCCCCACGACCGTCAACGGCGCGGTGACGACGACGATCATAAATGCGGGCGACGTGTCGAGCCGCGGGTTCGAGGCCGACTGGCTGGTGCGCCCGTCGCGCAACTTCACGATCAGCGGCGGCATCGCCTATGCCGAGGCGCGCGTCGATGCGTTCAACCCGCCACCCGCCGCCCAGGCTGGCAATGCGATCCTGCCGGGAACGCCGCTCGCCTTCGCGCCGAAGTTCAAAGGTTCGCTGGGTGTGACGTACACCATCGAACCGGCCTCGCTGCCCTTCGGCATCGAACTCGGCGCGCAGGCAACCTTCACCGACAAGCAACTGTCGCAGCTGCAGGCGCTGAACACGGTCGCGCAGATTCAGACGCAAAGCGCAGTTACGATCCCTGCCTATGAGCAGATCGACTTCACGCTGGCGGCGGTCGGTGCCGACGACAAATACCGGGTGTCGTTCATCGTAAAGAACGTGCTCGGCAATGCCTACCCGTCGACGATCGGGACAGGCGGACCGGGCGGCACGCTGCTCTATCAAATCCCGCGCGATGCCGACCGTTATTTCGGCGTGACAGCGCGCTTCAATTTCGGGAGCAAATAA